The following coding sequences lie in one Primulina huaijiensis isolate GDHJ02 chromosome 2, ASM1229523v2, whole genome shotgun sequence genomic window:
- the LOC140971211 gene encoding uncharacterized protein isoform X3: MFKLQKPNSKSSKPRERVDFKFSNFQLLQVPKGWDVLLVSVISLETGKTFARLGKALVRNGNCQWTEVHSESIRVSHNDSSKESEESLIKLVVSMGSSRSSILGEVNIDLARYTSSKVAASVSQPLNKCSYGSILQLKIQCLTPRSKIRNENSKHSTSEDKEQNVENLDLCSKSTGSNHSSDGINEIPTNESAATIPRLLKLESKVISQSAAGPFCSFDSIEEVTRKEDSLSSRNGSKGEEYNPRGRRDGRIDDGSVLPDNLSFEDSASNHSSQNSHIYPRDDSQNETVVAKSSTNIISSTKGLLEAAEDTIEELRAEAKMWERKARKLVIDLDVSRKELSDQSKKQAELVMERSFAYSEHDGLKREIEWLKLELQDLRAKCAQEDFSIQSESLIHVQNILENEIKYQQNLNANLGEQLKRSQESNVQLVSVLQELEETIEQQKAEIENLSSLKPYLADLESSIAQNLEDDKMLKIQESEKKLQASVFLLDKALKDRTEELVNAQTSNSQILFQVEKDYKSQISLKEEEIARLETNLSRHVDDEIKLDLIQEIESLREKVQELENDCTELTDENLELLLKLKESNKDGIRKCPSFGSVSSEHPNVCPSDDSDVSDPKSQICNFSEEVPNAGFECSEHFSEILKQLEIAFHLLMKPLCAVSSMTSEESLNFLQDFKNSSTEKAISGANVCRCLLELNKLLELRTIECEDVIRGRELEIKEWIGALEEEVQRHEKSKTKLEKTCADLLKELDQKRLQLNCAESNLLSKEEENKSLLQYRRELEVEIDELQRKTNHLEQNMEVVLRENDMKSEYSKNLENDITILRNSADSHISAKTILERKSEELQRERDELESIFNSLQEDNFRCQECISRLETEVQHLKEEKELFQQETDKSKSVAMNLQEEIEKLKSEIDSQILNLEQESEQMQKQWLKAQTECEDLKEDNRSLRASASSFAQERIELQNSDSELRRENQELKGHCSAMVAQLTNSKKSLSDCTKKVDYLEDHLYSVLEDFDTRENCLKSEVDTLVEEIKDHNNKLALQETWHQEILEKTLTFENLRNEVEHLSKEISDVNEEKERISSEAAGEVSRLLAEKDELQRSFQESESKFKVLSGQLAASQQSHGIMLADHERVSKSLANQRRSEDKLKTDVNDLELKLTISDYERQQLTKEVSILKVQLQNLSSLRDESLVLKGELQESLTEKGNLELAFRNVTGYCEEMKAENALLSEKITSFQTVFSECEENKRKTLALQEKITQKDSELTAKEVLLTQNSNLKDELAEIKRANSQLQQKIFTLEEEKDECFKKACTLEKELKLMERRYHFHQEDIDFYDESPLAIGMDPATKMLLLESKVAEALDENNQNRVRENSRFISTSQKNFAVSSKKPAGDGGTGTRQKYERTKSSLETELRDLRERYLTMSLKYAEVEAQRENLVMKLKVTNSANRWFS; encoded by the exons ATGTTCAAATTACAGAAGCCGAACAGTAAATCATCCAAACCAAGAGAAAGGGTCGATttcaagttttcaaattttcaactcCTTCAG GTGCCAAAGGGATGGGACGTGCTTTTAGTTTCTGTAATCTCGCTCGAGACTGGGAAAACATTTGCCAGATTGGGAAAAGCACTTGTAAGAAATGGAAATTGCCAATGGACTGAGGTTCACTCCGAATCTATTCGGGTGTCGCATAATGATTCTTCCAAAGAGTCTGAAGAATCCCTCATCAAGCTTGTTGTGTCCATG GGTTCGAGTAGATCTAGCATCCTGGGCGAAGTGAACATCGACTTGGCACGTTATACCAGTTCAAAAGTCGCTGCTTCAGTTTCACAACCTTTAAACAAATGCAGTTATGGGTCAATTTTACAG CTGAAGATCCAATGCCTTACCCCAAGATCAAAGATCAG GAACGAGAACTCGAAACACTCAACTTCTGAAGACAAAGAGCAAAATGTGGAGAATCTTGATCTCTGCAGTAAATCAACCGGATCAAATCATTCAAGTGATGGTATTAACGAAATTCCAACAAATGAATCAGCTGCAACCATCCCCCGTCTATTAAAATTAGAGAGCAAG GTCATAAGTCAATCAGCAGCTGGCCCGTTTTGCAGCTTTGACTCAATAGAGGAAGTGACAAGAAAGGAAGATTCATTGTCCTCAAGAAATGGGTCAAAGGGTGAAGAGTATAATCCTCGTGGAAGGCGAGATGGCAGGATTGATGACGGTAGCGTTCTACCTGATAATCTTTCTTTTGAAGATTCTGCATCAAACCATTCATCTCAGAATTCCCATATTTATCCAAGAGACGACTCGCAAAATGAAACAGTGGTTGCTAAGTCTTCAACAAACATTATTAGTTCTACAAAAGGTCTATTGGAAGCGGCAGAAGATACCATTGAAGAACTCCGTGCAGAAGCCAAGATGTGGGAAAGAAAGGCTAGGAAGCTTGTAATAGATTTGGATGTGTCCAGAAAGGAATTATCGGATCAATCGAAGAAACAAGCTGAGTTGGTTATGGAGCGCTCATTTGCTTATTCAGAACATGATGGATTGAAGAGAGAAATCGAATGGTTGAAACTGGAGTTGCAAGATTTAAGAGCGAAGTGTGCCCAAGAAGATTTCAGCATTCAATCAGAAAGCTTGATTCATGTACAAAACATACTGGAAAATGAGATAAAATATCAGCAAAATTTAAATGCTAATTTAGGCGAACAACTGAAGCGGAGTCAAGAATCAAATGTTCAGCTTGTTTCTGTTCTTCAAGAGCTCGAAGAGACCATTGAACAGCAGAAAGCTGAAATAGAAAATCTTTCATCTCTCAAACCATATCTTGCAGATTTAGAAAGTTCAATAGCTCAAAATTTGGAGGATGACAAGATGTTGAAAATTCAAGAATCAGAGAAGAAATTGCAAGCTAGTGTATTTTTACTCGACAAAGCCCTGAAAGATAGAACCGAAGAGCTGGTTAATGCTCAGACTTCAAATAGCCAGATTCTGTTTCAAGTTGAGAAGGATTACAAATCCCAAATATCTTTGAAGGAAGAAGAAATAGCAAGATTAGAAACAAATCTATCACGTCATGTAGACGATGAAATTAAATTGGATCTGATACAAGAAATTGAGTCATTAAGAGAAAAAGTTCAAGAGCTAGAGAATGACTGCACTGAGCTCACGGACGAAAATCTTGAACTCTTATTGAAGCTCAAGGAGTCGAATAAAGATGGCATACGAAAATGTCCATCTTTTGGTTCGGTTTCAAGTGAGCATCCAAACGTTTGTCCTAGTGATGATTCTGATGTAAGTGATCCCAAGTCTCAAATTTGTAACTTTTCTGAGGAGGTCCCAAATGCTGGGTTTGAATGTTCTGAACACTTTAGCGAAATTCTGAAACAGCTTGAAATAGCTTTTCATCTTTTAATGAAGCCTTTGTGCGCTGTATCCTCAATGACAAGTGAGGAGAGCTTAAATTTCCTTCAAGATTTTAAGAATTCAAGCACAGAAAAGGCAATATCAGGTGCAAATGTTTGCAGGTGTTTGCTTGAGCTGAACAAGCTATTGGAATTAAGGACAATCGAGTGTGAAGATGTTATTCGGGGTCGTGAACTTGAGATCAAAGAGTGGATTGGGGCTTTGGAAGAAGAAGTTCAAAGGCATGAAAAATCGAAGACAAAGCTTGAAAAGACATGTGCTGATTTATTGAAGGAATTGGATCAGAAAAGATTGCAACTTAATTGTGCAGAGTCTAATTTGCTGTCAAAGGAAGAAGAGAACAAGTCCCTTTTACAGTATCGGAGGGAATTAGAGGTCGAAATTGACGAATTGCAGCGGAAAACCAACCATCTTGAGCAGAACATGGAAGTTGTATTAAGGGAGAATGACATGAAATCTGAGTACTCTAAGAATCTTGAAAATGATATCACGATCCTTCGTAACAGTGCTGATTCCCACATTTCTGCTAAAACCATTCTTGAAAGAAAATCGGAGGAGCTTCAAAGGGAAAGGGACGAATTAGAAAGCATTTTTAATTCATTGCAAGAAGATAATTTTCGGTGCCAAGAATGCATATCCCGCCTTGAAACTGAAGTACAGCACCTCAAAGAAGAGAAGGAATTATTTCAACAAGAAACTGACAAGTCCAAATCCGTTGCTATGAATCTTCAAGAGGAGATCGAGAAACTGAAATCTGAAATCGACAGTCAAATATTGAATCTTGAGCAAGAATCAGAACAAATGCAGAAACAGTGGTTAAAAGCTCAAACAGAGTGTGAAGATCTTAAAGAAGATAATCGTTCTTTACGGGCATCTGCTTCAAGTTTTGCACAAGAACGAATAGAGCTTCAAAATTCAGATTCAGAACTGAGAAGGGAAAATCAGGAGCTTAAGGGGCATTGTTCGGCCATGGTCGCTCAATTAACAAATTCAAAGAAAAGTTTGTCTGATTGCACTAAAAAAGTCGACTATCTAGAAGATCATCTGTATTCGGTACTCGAAGATTTCGACACGAGAGAGAACTGTTTGAAATCCGAGGTAGATACACTTGTGGAAGAAATTAAGGATCATAACAACAAACTTGCTCTGCAGGAGACTTGGCAtcaagaaattttggaaaaaacgtTGACTTTTGAGAACCTTCGGAATGAGGTAGAACATCTTAGTAAAGAAATTTCCGACGTTAacgaagaaaaggaaagaataTCTTCTGAAGCTGCTGGTGAAGTTTCCCGGTTACTAGCTGAAAAGGATGAGTTGCAACGTTCCTTTCAAGAATCTGAGTCCAAATTTAAGGTCTTGAGTGGTCAATTAGCTGCTTCTCAACAAAGCCATGGCATAATGTTGGCTGACCATGAACGTGTGTCGAAATCGTTGGCAAATCAGAGGAGAAGTGAAGATAAACTCAAGACAGATGTTAATGACCTTGAATTGAAGCTTACCATCTCTGATTATGAACGCCAGCAACTTACTAAAGAAGTGAGTATTTTGAAGGTTCAGTTACAGAACCTTTCGAGTCTTCGGGATGAAAGCTTGGTCTTAAAAGGTGAGCTCCAAGAATCCTTGACTGAGAAGGGAAATCTAGAGCTTGCATTCCGGAACGTAACTGGATATTGTGAAGAAATGAAGGCCGAGAATGCTTTGCTTTCAGAAAAAATCACTAGCTTTCAGACTGTCTTCTCTGAATGTGaggaaaacaaaagaaaaactttagCCCTCCAAGAAAAGATTACGCAAAAGGATAGTGAGTTGACCGCGAAAGAAGTCCTCCTTACCCAGAATTCTAACCTTAAAGATGAGCTAGCTGAAATAAAGAGAGCGAATTCGCAGTTACAGCAGAAGATATTTACACTCGAGGAGGAGAAGGATGAATGCTTCAAGAAGGCTTGCACTCTTGAAAAAGAACTTAAATTGATGGAGAGGAGATATCATTTTCATCAAGAG GACATAGATTTTTATGACGAAAGTCCTCTTGCTATCGGTATGGATCCTGCAACAAAAATGCTGTTGCTTGAGAGTAAAGTTGCGGAGGCTTTGGACGAAAATAACCAGAACAGAGTTCGGGAAAACAG CAGGTTTATATCCACTAGCCAGAAGAACTTTGCAGTTTCTTCCAAGAAACCAGCCGGTGATGGTGGAACTGGGACACGACAAAAGTACGAAAGAACAAAATCATCCCTTGAAACCGAGCTGAGAGACCTTCGTGAACGTTATCTAACAATGAGTCTCAAGTATGCGGAAGTGGAAGCACAGCGTGAGAATCTTGTCATGAAGCTCAAAGTAACCAACAGCGCAAATAGGTGGTTTTCATGA